Part of the Armatimonadota bacterium genome is shown below.
CAAACTGATCGCCATGGACGTTGACGGCGTCCTGACCCCCGGTGACGTCACCTATTCCGCCTTCGGCGATGAGATCAAGAGCTTCCACATCAAGGATGGCGTTGCCATCCGGGCCGCACAAGCGGTCGGCTTTCACGTCGCCGTCATAAGCGGCCGCAGGTCCGCCGCGCTCGAACGCCGGGTGAAGGAACTCAAGGTCGAGAACTTCGAGCCGGGGTGTCGCGACAAGTCCGTTGCCATTCGAGATCTGCTCTCCCGCCTCGGACTGCGAAAGGAGCAGGCCGCCTTCATCGGCGACGACCTGATTGACATCCCCGCGTTTCGAGAAGTCGGCTTTCGGATCGCGGTCGGCGATGCCTGCGAGGACATCAAGGCGCTGGCCGAGCACGTCACGGAGACTCACGGTGGGAGAGGCGCCGTCCGCGAGGCAGTCGAGTTCATCCTGAGAGCGCAGGGCAAATGGGCGCAGGCCGTCGAATCCATCGTCGAACGCTATCAGCGACCGGTCGAGGCGAATGCCGAACCTGACAATCCTGCACACCAATGACCTCCACGGCAAACTGAGTCGAGAGGGCGCCGAGATC
Proteins encoded:
- a CDS encoding HAD hydrolase family protein; this translates as MHSEKIQQIKLIAMDVDGVLTPGDVTYSAFGDEIKSFHIKDGVAIRAAQAVGFHVAVISGRRSAALERRVKELKVENFEPGCRDKSVAIRDLLSRLGLRKEQAAFIGDDLIDIPAFREVGFRIAVGDACEDIKALAEHVTETHGGRGAVREAVEFILRAQGKWAQAVESIVERYQRPVEANAEPDNPAHQ